One part of the Kryptolebias marmoratus isolate JLee-2015 linkage group LG2, ASM164957v2, whole genome shotgun sequence genome encodes these proteins:
- the glod4 gene encoding glyoxalase domain-containing protein 4, with the protein MALRRALHFVFKVGDRAKTATFYRDVLGMKVLRHEEFEEGCKATCNGPYDGKWSKTMVGFGPEDDHFVAELTYNYDVGEYQLGNDFLGLTLQSSQAVSNAKRLGWPLEQVEEALYLTHAPGGYPFYIVDKDQPPHDPVQKVSLGVSDLHRSTHYWASLLGMTVLDQSEKNKTALLGFADSQCKLELRNVSGAVDRGTAFGRIAFSCPREQLPVIEASMKKENQQILTPLVSLDTPGKATVEVVILADPDGHEICFVGDEAFRQLSAVDPKGDELLDQAMAEDKSDEWFAKHNRQKAAA; encoded by the exons ATGGCTTTGAGAAGAGcgttgcattttgttttcaaagttggTGACCGGGCCAAAACTGCCACGTTTTACCGAGATGTCCTGGGCATGAAG GTCTTACGGCATGAGGAGTTTGAGGAAGGTTGTAAAGCAACTTGCAATGG CCCATATGATGGGAAATGGAGCAAGACAATGGTTGGCTTCGGTCCAGAGGATGACCATTTTGTTGCTGAGCTGACATACAATTATGACGTTGGAGAATATCAGCTTGGCAATGACTTCTTG GGTCTCACACTACAGTCCAGCCAAGCCGTAAGCAACGCCAAACGACTCGGGTGGCCTCTGGAACAGGTGGAGGAAGCTCTGTACCTGACCCACGCTCCCGGAGGATATCCTTTCTACATCGTGGACAAAGACCAGCCTCCTCACG ACCCCGTGCAGAAGGTTTCCCTCGGCGTGTCGGACCTCCACAGATCGACTCATTACTGGGCTTCGCTCCTAGGAATGACAGTTTTGGACCAAAGTGAGAAAAATAAGACGGCGTTGTTGGGATTCGCTGACTCTCAA TGTAAACTGGAGCTCCGGAATGTCAGCGGAGCAGTCGATCGTGGAACTGCATTCGGGAGAATTGCATTTTCATGTCCACgagaacaa CTGCCTGTTATTGAAGCCTCgatgaaaaaggaaaatcagCAAATTCTCACTCCATTAGTCAGCCTGGACACTCCTGGAAAAGCCACAGTAGAAGTAGTTATTTTAGCTGACCCA gacGGTCATGAGATTTGTTTTGTGGGAGACGAGGCGTTCAGGCAGCTTTCCGCCGTGGATCCGAAAGGAGACGAGCTGCTTGATCAG